The Endozoicomonas sp. 4G DNA segment GGATGCCGCCAAGAAAGAGAGCCTGACCCAAACCACACTGGCCCCGAGTCATGCCAATGTGTCCATTCCATGGCAAACCCGGTTGCAGAATATTACCCATTTCCCTGAGCGCAAAAGTGTCAGGGTTTTCATGAGAAGTGTGGTGCTGCCCGCCATGAAATCCCTGTCCAGGGAGCTGGAAGAGCAGGGTGTGGAAACCGACATCAACTTTGACCGGGACAAAGGCATTGTCTCGCTGAATGCTTTCCATGGTGAAGAGCAGGATTTTCTCTACAAGGTCAGTCCACGTTCATACGTGCAACCCAGCTTTGTTATTGATGACGAAGAAGAAAGCAAATATTACCGGGCAGAAGTCTTCTTGAGAGAGGGTGGCCAGGACTACGACATCATGGGTTGGACTAAAGAGCAGGTGATTGGCGATATTATTGATCAGTATGAGAAACACATGCATTTTCTGCATATGGTTCGTTGAGTGATATCGTTGGCCAGCAGCTCCCGTTGCTGGCCAAGCCATTGGGCTCAATCCCACCCCCGCCAACAACTTGCATCCCCCTCTTCAACTGCTATTCTCAAACCTCAAACAAAAAACCACTAGCCCGGATATTTCATAAATGAGCAGCAGACTTTGATTCAGGTGGTTCATTCTACCCACCACACCAGTCGGCTGCTTAAAAACTCATTGATTTTGCCTTTATTGGCAGTCTAAGTCTCTGAATCGGTTGTTTTGTGGCCAATTACCCAATTTTAAGCCGAGCAACCTCCCCAAAGGACCCAGCTCTGGTTTCTCACCCAATCTTGATAGCAGGAAATAGACTTACCCTGGCTTGAGCGATGGCTTTGAATAAAAGAATTCTGTCACATGCTGTAAAAGCCCCTTGAATGGACAGCTGCGGGGTAGATGCAATTTGATCCGGTCTTTGTAGCTTCATCCAACAATTCTTTGGCTTTAGGGCGCAAGGCTGTCTTGTGACCGGCTCCTTATACCCAGCACATAATCGGAATGGGGATCATCCTGAACAACCCTCATCAGTTCTGGCTGGGAAAAGTGACTGTCCCCTCGCACCAGCAGATGAGTTTTTGGCCATTTTTTTCGGAGCAGTCCAATGATACGTTTGAGAATGGCTGCATTTTCCTTACCGGTTGGTGTTTTTCCCGGGCGTAAGATAGCTGTGATCAGCTTGCCGCTAATTCCCTCAAAAACCAGCAGAGGCAGATAGCAATAATCATTGTACTTGGCATTGAACAGGTTCATCTGCTGACTGCCGTGGGTGATCGTTGGCGTGTATGAATTCTGTCTCTGTCAGGTAAAATGGCAGGCCATTCTCGTTCAGGCTTCCTGTGAGTGCCAGCGTATTTTGCTGACACTCGATTTATGAAATCAAGACTCAGAAAGGCCTGATGGTGGTACGGAGTCAGGAGCAGAAGCCCAGTTCTTATTGGGTTCGTTATACATCACGAACTTCAGCTCACCACCGTTCATGATTTCCTCATGGCTGATCCAGGAACGATCCAGTACTTCACCATTGAGTGTTGCAGATTGAATGTAGATATTCTCATCCGAAACATTTTCAGCGATGACGGTAAAGGACTTGTTGTCTGGCAGGTTCAGGGTCAGTTCAGGGAAGATGGGTTTACCAATGGCATAAACACTGTTTGCAGGGTTAACCGGGTAGAAGCCCATGGCTGAAAAAACATACCAGGCAGATGTCTGACCGTAGTCGTCATTACCGCAAATACCTTCCGGGGTATCGTCGTAGCAGACATTGATGACTTCATTGAGCCATTTCTGGGTTTTCCAGGGTGACTGAACATAGTTGAACAAATAAGGTACGTGCATATCAGGCTCGTTACCCTGTACGTACTGCCCTACCATTCCAGTACTGAAAATAGGCAGGTGATCCTTATTTTTGGGCTCGGTTCCAAACATCAGGTCCAGACGCTTTTCCATAACATCGGGGCCGCCCAGCTTGTTGATAAGGCCATCAATATTATGGGGAACCGACGCAAAGTAGTGCCAGCCATTACTTTCACTGAAGCCAATAGAGCCAGAATCCTGATCACTGTCATCCCGGTGGTATTGCTCAGGGTTGAAATCTGGAATGAAGGAGCCATCTGCCAGTTTGGGCACAAACCAGCCGCCGGGGATATCAATCAGGTTGCCGTGCTCATCTTTGTGCTGAACGACGACATTATCGTCGAACTGGTTTTTCCAGTTGTCTGCACGATTAAAAAATTCGTCAACCTCAGACTCATCCTTGCCGAGTCGTTTAGCGATGACGGCAACACTCCAGTCATCGTAAGCATACTCCAGCGTTTTCGATGCAGCCCAGTCATCGGTATCCGATTCACCTTTTGTTATGCCGTAGTGCACATAACCATCGTTGATGTACTGAGTCATACCCGGTATGGACTCATTTCTGGCGGTATCTGCCATAGCCTGATAAGCCCGTTCACGATCAAAATCACCAATATCTTTGATGATGGCATCAGCAATTACCGGCAAGGCGTGATACCCCTGCATCATATTGGTTTCGTTCCCTTTTAATGACCAAACAGGCAGTAGGCCGGTTTCGTCGTAATGAGCCAACATGGACTTCACCATGTCGTCTACACGCTCTGGCTCCAGAATGGTGTAGAGTGGATGGGCAGCTCGATAGGTATCCCATAGAGAGAAAGTGTCGTAGCGATCAAACTCTTCTGCTTTTTGAGTCTGATGGTCAGCACCTTTGTACTGCCCATCAATATCTGAATGCAGGGTCGGACCTAAAAGTGAATGATAGATTGCGGTGTAAAAAATACGTTTTTCGTCGTTGAAGCGTTCATCTTCAGTAGGAATCTCAACTTTTTCCAGTTCTTTTTCCCAAAGCACGGTTGCACGCTTATGGGCACCCTCAAAGTCCAGATCTTGAGCTTCGGCTGCCAGGTTTTTATAGGCACCGTCAATGCTGACGGAAGACATGGCAACTTTAACTTCAATTTCGGTTTTTGCTGCCGTGGTCTCAAACTCAAGATAAGCCCGTGTATAGTCTTTTTTAACCTGATTTCCTGGGATTTCAGTACCGTCTTCACCGTATGAGTAAGCAAACAGACGGTGAGCCTTGAAGGGTTTGGAAAACTTGATAACAAAGTATTCACGCTGGTCTGCAGCCCAGCCCTCAGACATTCGATAGCCTTCCAGGGTCTGGTGATCCACAACCCGAATCATGGTTTCGGTCGGCAGATCCCAGTTCATGGTATGGCCCGGATCTATGACGATTTCGGAGCGGTCATCGGTCGGGAAAGTGTATCGGTGGAAGCCGACACGCTCTGTACTTGTCAGCTCGGCATTGATCTCGTAATCCTTGAGCATGACCTGATAGTATCCGGCAGTGGCCGTTTCATTTTCATGGTCAAATTCTGACGCTTCCTTATTACCTCTCAACAGGTCAGAGCGGCTGTTGACCGGCATGACCCGCAGGTCATACATATCTCCCGCACCGGTGCCGGAAAGGTGAGTATGGGAAAAGCCAATCATTTGCTGCAGATCGTCGTAATAGAAATAGCCGCTAATGTAGTCCCAGCCACTGACGCCATTGTCAGGGCTGAGCTGGATCATGCCATGAGGCACAGTAGCTCCCGGATAAGTGTTGCCCAGTCCGCCGGTGCCGATGGTGGTATCGACATATTGAGTCAGAGAGGTTTCAGGAGGGGCGTTGATGACGGTGCTTTCGTCATCACTGGAATCACAGCCAGCTAGCGTCCCAAGAACGGCAGCAATCGATACGGCCAACAAAGACTTTCTTAGCAAAGATTTTCTTAACAAAGCTTTTCTTAGCATTGTATTGTGTACCTTTTCTTTTTGAGGGTGTGCCATCATGGAACCTGCCATAAGTCCGACAGGCTCCAGGGTGTGGTGCTGATCGTATTAGAGGTTATCCGGTCTGGTATTGGTCATGACGAACCGGAGCTCACCGCCAGCCACTATGTCGCTGTGCCTGAAGGTGTTGTTTTCCCCCAGAGGCTGGCCGTTGATGGTGACTTCCTTGATGTATCGGTTGGCAGGGCTGTTATTAACGGCAGTGATCGTGAACTCACCGTCAGGCAGTTCAATGACTGCCTCATCGAACAATGGACGACCAATGGAGTACTCCGGAATCCCCGGGGTTACCTGATAGAAGCCCATAGCACTCATCACATACCAGGCTGACACCTGGCCTACATCTTCGTTACCGACCAGACCCTCAGGTGTTGGCTGGTAAAATTCACGCATAATCTGGTCAAGGTACTCCTGAGCCATCCAGGGTTCATCAGTGCGGTTCCATAGATAAGCGATGTGATGGGAAGGCTCATTGCCGTGAAGGTACTGACCAATAAAACCGGTCATATCAGGCAGGTCTTCTCCGCTGGTACTTTCTTCGGCTTCGAACAGGGCTCTGAGGTCGGTTTTAAATTGCTCAGGTCCACCGATCAGGGTTTCCAGGTGGTCGAAGTCATGAAAAATTTGCCATTTCCACTGCCAGGCATTCCCTTCAGTAAAGGCAAACTCGTCAACGTAATAAGGATCAAACTTCTCCTGATCTTCAGGGAGGTAGAAGGTGCCATCCAGATTTTTGGCACGGAAGAATCCTGTTTCTTTATCCCAGTAATGCAGGTAGTGCTCAGACCTTTTGAGATACTCTTCCTGTCTGTCGGTATCTCCCGCTACCCGGGCGATTTCAGAGACGGCCCAGTCGCCATAGGAATATTCGAGCCCGTAGGAAGCAGAGTTCCAGTATCCGTAGCGAACCCAGCCATTATCGATGTGATCCTGCATCTGTAGATCCTGAACAAACTGGAGAATGTCGGGATCCCAGTCAGGAAAACGGCTTAAGTCGTAAGTGGTAGACGTCACAACAGCATCCAGGGCGGCATTTACATCAATGTCAAAGCCTTTGGTAATGGCGTCAGCGATAATAGAAACGGAGGGGTAGCCAATCATGGTTCCAGTGTAATGACCATAAAGCTCCCACTTGGGCAGCAGTCCGCCATCCTGTTGCTTGCGGATCAGGTCGTTGACGTAATCTTCAGCTTTATCTGGATTAATGATGGTCTGCAGTGGGTGGAATGCCCTGAAGGTATCCCACATGGAGTAGACGGTGTAGTTGGGTAGATCTCCGGCATTCTTGATCTCCTTGTAGGGGTACATGGAACGATAATCGCCATCGACATCCTGAGAGATCATGGGGGAGATTTGAGTGTGATACAGGGCGGTATAGAAGTTGATTTTCTCTGCTTCGGTGCCCCCTGAGACATCCACTGCAGAAAGCTCGTCGGCCCAGGCTTTTTCGGTATCAGCCAGAACGTTATTAAAGCCCCAATCCGGAACCTCTGTTTTCAGGTTGAGCTCAGCTCCTTCCATGTCAGTGGATGATATACCCATCCTTATTTCCAGAGGTTGATCGGATGGGGCAAAGCTCAGGTAGGAAACCAGCCCTTTGGCTTCAATCAGGCCATCTTCTTTGCTGAGTAATACCTCATTGCCGTCAGCAAGCAGGCGGGCATCGGTGATGGGGGCAGAGAACTTTACATAAAAGTAAACGCTCTGGTCTCTGGACCAGGCATCGCTCTTACGGTGGCCCCGCAGAGTGTACTCATCCACCATCTCGATCTCATTCAGCAGAGATTCATTGCCCCAGCTCTTGTTCAGTGTGTGCTCAAGATCCAGTTTAATCTTACGCTCTGATCCACTTGGAAAGGTGTAGCGATGGTAGCCCACACGAGGTGATACCGTCAGCTCAGCAAGAATATTTGAGCGATTCAGTTTGACGGAGTAATAACCAGGGCTGGCTTTTTCATTGGCTTTATCGAAAGTGTTGTAGGTGTCGTTACTGTTATCGGTAAACGGCAGAATAAGAATATCACCCAGATCCGTAATACCTGTACCACTCAAATGTGTATGACTAAAGCCGTATACCGGGATATCTTCCTGAGTCCCGTCATCGAAGTAACCGGAAGCTGAGCCCCAACCTTCCATGGTGGTGTCAGGGCTTAACTGAACCATGCCGGAGGGGGAAGCCGCCCCTGGGAAAGTATGTCCGTCTGGTCCTGTGCCTATAAAGGGGTCAACATAACCAAGTACTTCGTAGACGGGGCGTTCTGAAGAACCCGTGTTCGTTTCGTTATCGTTGGAATCACAACCTGTCAGTCCGGCGAGAGCAGCAGTAATGGTCATTGCCATTATATTTCTTTTCAGAAGCATAAAAACGTCTTACGTCCTGTTTTCTGAGAGTAGAAGGGGAGAAGAGAAGTCGGACTTCTCTTCAAGTGCTGGAAACACAAATTGAAAACACAAATAAAGAGCCCTTAACGAAGTTCTTTATTGGGGGTGTCACTCATTACAAAGTGCAGATTGCCACCGGGTTTGATGTCTTCATGCTGGAAAGTGAAGTTTTCATCCAGTGGTTCACCGTTAATGGTGACTTCCTGAACATACAGATTGTCCGGCCCATTGTTTTCGGTGGTGATAGTGAATTCACCTTCTGCCAGCTGGATAGTCACTTCGTCGAAGAGCGGTCGGCCGATGGTGTAAGTTGGATCTGCCGGTGAAATCTGATAAAAGCCCATGGCTGTCATCATGTACCAGGCCGACATCTGGCCCACGTCTTCATTGCCGGGGATGCCTTCTGGTGTGGGCAGATAAAGTGTGTCGAGGATCTGATCGAGATATTCCTGAGTTTTCCAGGGCTCCAGAGTGTAGTTGTACAGGAAAGGCACATGGTGATCGGGCTCGTTGCCTTGAACATACTGACCAATTTTGCCGGTCATATCGCCGGTATCATTGATGCCATTGGGGTCGGCATTAAACAGGGCGTCCAGATTTTGGCGAAAGCTTGCTTCATCCCCCATTATTTCCATCAACCCATCAATGTCATGGGGGACAAACCAGGACCACTGCCAGGTACTGCCTTCCGTAAAGTCCTCGCCGCGATGTTCAGCGACATAAGGGTTGAAGATATCCTGATTTTCTTCAGTACACTGTCCCTCTCCTGAGCAGTCATTGAAGGTCCAACTGCCATCCCGATTTTTCGGTCGCATAAATCCTGTAGCGCCGTACTCTGCGTAATAAGCTGGATTATGGTCGAAATAGTTTTTGAAGGATTCTGAGCGTTTGATATAGCGATCGTACTGCCCCTCATCGCCAGCGAGTTTGGCTATCTGGGCAATGGCCCAGTCGTAATAAGCATTCTCCAAACCATAAGAAACCGTTTCATTAACGATGGTGTCGTATATATCAGCGGGGTTCTTGCGAATATCGGCACCGATAAAGCCATCGCTTTCCTGATATTCGGAATGACGGGTCATAACGTGCCAGCGTTTATCACCATTCCATTCGTCTACGTAAGGAATCCAGTCATGAGTGATTTCCGGGTGCCAGTTGGAGCTGATTAATGCGGCTTCCAGTGCATCTTTGAAATCCTGTTGGGTAAAAGCTTCTGGATATTTGACCATGGTATCGGCAATGATGGAGACAGAAGGATAACCAGGCATTTCACCGGTATAGTCTGAGTGGAGTTCCCACTTTGGCAGTACATCGCCTTTTTTGAATTTGTTGATCAGGTCGTGAACGTACTCAATAGAACGCTCTTTTTCTGTGATGGTTTTCAGAGGGTGAGCTGCCCGGAAAGTGTCCCACATCGAATACACGGAATAGTTCGGTCGATTCGGATCAGTCTGATAGGACTGGCCATCCATTCCCCGGTATTGGCCGTCCACATCCTGATAGAGAAAGGGGGCAAAATAGGTATGGTACATGGAGGTGTAGAAATTGGTTTTTTCTGCCTCGGTTCCGCCTTCGAGTTCAATCTTGCTCAGCGTTTCAGCCCAGGCATTCGCTGCATCCTGACGAATCTGATCAAATGCAAAGCCGTCTGTTTCTGCATCGATGTTGGCCTTGGCGCCATCAATACTGTTGGGTGAAATGGCGATCTTCATGCCCAGCTGTTGATTGCCCTGCCCAAAGTCCAGAAAAGCAATGACATCGCGGCTGTCCTCAATATTTAGATCATCGGTATTCTCACCTTCATCCATGGCCATGTATTTAACAAAAGGCTCAGTGAATTCAGCATAGAAATAAACGGTCTGGTATTGAGCCCATTCATTGCTCA contains these protein-coding regions:
- a CDS encoding transposase is translated as MTHGSQQMNLFNAKYNDYCYLPLLVFEGISGKLITAILRPGKTPTGKENAAILKRIIGLLRKKWPKTHLLVRGDSHFSQPELMRVVQDDPHSDYVLGIRSRSQDSLAP
- a CDS encoding GH92 family glycosyl hydrolase, which gives rise to MFKKSITAVAVTAVLASLSGCDDNSSNSNTTQGGYVEPEILKYVDPFIGTDATGNTTPSAVYPEGMIQPGPDSINEDGTAGDYKYWKDTISGFSTTHLSGAGKGDLNDFAFLPFIDFESGPAKFSKENEEASPGYYSVEFDDSDIRTELTVTKRVALHRYTYPEGESRKLKLDLGHELQETYGNHSREIDFQIIGDNAIAGKRVSNEWAQYQTVYFYAEFTEPFVKYMAMDEGENTDDLNIEDSRDVIAFLDFGQGNQQLGMKIAISPNSIDGAKANIDAETDGFAFDQIRQDAANAWAETLSKIELEGGTEAEKTNFYTSMYHTYFAPFLYQDVDGQYRGMDGQSYQTDPNRPNYSVYSMWDTFRAAHPLKTITEKERSIEYVHDLINKFKKGDVLPKWELHSDYTGEMPGYPSVSIIADTMVKYPEAFTQQDFKDALEAALISSNWHPEITHDWIPYVDEWNGDKRWHVMTRHSEYQESDGFIGADIRKNPADIYDTIVNETVSYGLENAYYDWAIAQIAKLAGDEGQYDRYIKRSESFKNYFDHNPAYYAEYGATGFMRPKNRDGSWTFNDCSGEGQCTEENQDIFNPYVAEHRGEDFTEGSTWQWSWFVPHDIDGLMEIMGDEASFRQNLDALFNADPNGINDTGDMTGKIGQYVQGNEPDHHVPFLYNYTLEPWKTQEYLDQILDTLYLPTPEGIPGNEDVGQMSAWYMMTAMGFYQISPADPTYTIGRPLFDEVTIQLAEGEFTITTENNGPDNLYVQEVTINGEPLDENFTFQHEDIKPGGNLHFVMSDTPNKELR
- a CDS encoding GH92 family glycosyl hydrolase; amino-acid sequence: MLLKRNIMAMTITAALAGLTGCDSNDNETNTGSSERPVYEVLGYVDPFIGTGPDGHTFPGAASPSGMVQLSPDTTMEGWGSASGYFDDGTQEDIPVYGFSHTHLSGTGITDLGDILILPFTDNSNDTYNTFDKANEKASPGYYSVKLNRSNILAELTVSPRVGYHRYTFPSGSERKIKLDLEHTLNKSWGNESLLNEIEMVDEYTLRGHRKSDAWSRDQSVYFYVKFSAPITDARLLADGNEVLLSKEDGLIEAKGLVSYLSFAPSDQPLEIRMGISSTDMEGAELNLKTEVPDWGFNNVLADTEKAWADELSAVDVSGGTEAEKINFYTALYHTQISPMISQDVDGDYRSMYPYKEIKNAGDLPNYTVYSMWDTFRAFHPLQTIINPDKAEDYVNDLIRKQQDGGLLPKWELYGHYTGTMIGYPSVSIIADAITKGFDIDVNAALDAVVTSTTYDLSRFPDWDPDILQFVQDLQMQDHIDNGWVRYGYWNSASYGLEYSYGDWAVSEIARVAGDTDRQEEYLKRSEHYLHYWDKETGFFRAKNLDGTFYLPEDQEKFDPYYVDEFAFTEGNAWQWKWQIFHDFDHLETLIGGPEQFKTDLRALFEAEESTSGEDLPDMTGFIGQYLHGNEPSHHIAYLWNRTDEPWMAQEYLDQIMREFYQPTPEGLVGNEDVGQVSAWYVMSAMGFYQVTPGIPEYSIGRPLFDEAVIELPDGEFTITAVNNSPANRYIKEVTINGQPLGENNTFRHSDIVAGGELRFVMTNTRPDNL
- a CDS encoding GH92 family glycosyl hydrolase; the encoded protein is MLRKALLRKSLLRKSLLAVSIAAVLGTLAGCDSSDDESTVINAPPETSLTQYVDTTIGTGGLGNTYPGATVPHGMIQLSPDNGVSGWDYISGYFYYDDLQQMIGFSHTHLSGTGAGDMYDLRVMPVNSRSDLLRGNKEASEFDHENETATAGYYQVMLKDYEINAELTSTERVGFHRYTFPTDDRSEIVIDPGHTMNWDLPTETMIRVVDHQTLEGYRMSEGWAADQREYFVIKFSKPFKAHRLFAYSYGEDGTEIPGNQVKKDYTRAYLEFETTAAKTEIEVKVAMSSVSIDGAYKNLAAEAQDLDFEGAHKRATVLWEKELEKVEIPTEDERFNDEKRIFYTAIYHSLLGPTLHSDIDGQYKGADHQTQKAEEFDRYDTFSLWDTYRAAHPLYTILEPERVDDMVKSMLAHYDETGLLPVWSLKGNETNMMQGYHALPVIADAIIKDIGDFDRERAYQAMADTARNESIPGMTQYINDGYVHYGITKGESDTDDWAASKTLEYAYDDWSVAVIAKRLGKDESEVDEFFNRADNWKNQFDDNVVVQHKDEHGNLIDIPGGWFVPKLADGSFIPDFNPEQYHRDDSDQDSGSIGFSESNGWHYFASVPHNIDGLINKLGGPDVMEKRLDLMFGTEPKNKDHLPIFSTGMVGQYVQGNEPDMHVPYLFNYVQSPWKTQKWLNEVINVCYDDTPEGICGNDDYGQTSAWYVFSAMGFYPVNPANSVYAIGKPIFPELTLNLPDNKSFTVIAENVSDENIYIQSATLNGEVLDRSWISHEEIMNGGELKFVMYNEPNKNWASAPDSVPPSGLSES